In Naumovozyma castellii chromosome 1, complete genome, one DNA window encodes the following:
- the HEM2 gene encoding porphobilinogen synthase HEM2 (ancestral locus Anc_4.70) encodes MHKAEFLDIDQTEISSVLAGGYNHPLLREWQSERQLSKNMLIFPLFISDNPDESTPIESLPNIKRFGVNKLSEYLKPLVAKGLKSVILFGVPLKAGIKDEFGTAADDPEGPVIQGIKVLRENFPDLYIACDVCLCEYTSHGHCGVLLPDGTIDRERSVARIAAVAVNYAKAGANCVAPSDMIDGRIKEIKRGLINAKLAHKTFVLSYSAKFSGNLYGPFRDAACSSPSAGDRKCYQLPPAGRGLARRALKRDLNEGADGIIIKPSTFYLDIMREASDICADLPICAYHVSGEYAMLHAAAEKGIVDLKTIAFESHQGFLRAGARLIITYFAPEFLEWLDN; translated from the coding sequence ATGCATAAAGCTGAATTTCTAGACATCGACCAAACCGAAATTTCCTCCGTACTCGCTGGAGGTTACAACCACCCATTACTAAGAGAATGGCAAAGTGAACGTCAATTATCCAAAAACATGTTGATCTTCCCTCTTTTCATCTCAGACAATCCTGATGAGAGTACCCCAATCGAATCTCTCCCCAATATAAAGAGATTCGGTGTGAACAAATTATCTGAGTATTTGAAACCATTGGTCGCTAAGGGATTGAAATCTGTCATCTTGTTCGGTGTGCCTTTGAAAGCCGGGATCAAGGATGAGTTTGGTACCGCGGCAGACGATCCAGAGGGACCAGTTATTCAAGGTATCAAAGTCTTACGTGAGAACTTCCCTGATTTGTATATAGCCTGTGACGTTTGTCTTTGTGAATATACTTCTCATGGTCATTGTGGTGTTCTATTACCTGACGGCACAATCGACAGAGAGAGAAGTGTGGCTAGAATAGCCGCAGTAGCTGTAAACTATGCTAAGGCTGGTGCCAACTGTGTGGCTCCAAGTGATATGATCGatggaagaattaaagaaattaaacGTGGTTTGATTAATGCTAAGTTGGCACATAAAACATTCGTTTTGTCTTATTCAGCTAAATTTAGTGGGAACTTGTATGGCCCATTCCGTGATGCAGCTTGTTCTTCTCCATCAGCTGGGGATAGAAAATGTTATCAATTACCACCTGCTGGACGTGGATTGGCCCGTAGAGCACTAAAGAGGGATTTGAATGAAGGTGCTGATGGGATCATCATCAAGCCTTCTACATTTTATTTAGATATTATGAGAGAAGCAAGTGATATTTGCGCTGATTTACCCATCTGCGCATACCATGTATCTGGTGAATATGCTATGCTTCATGCTGCTGCTGAAAAGGGAATTGTTGATTTGAAGACAATCGCTTTCGAATCCCATCAAGGGTTCTTGAGAGCTGGTGCCAGATTGATCATCACATATTTTGCCCCAGAATTCTTGGAATGGTTAGATAATTAA
- the NCAS0A01910 gene encoding uncharacterized protein (ancestral locus Anc_4.154) — translation MFHSQMAPWVPTFIQSCKNNELQPFTPLQFATIDNAANLPRVRTVVFRDFLFHDKKTNVLTFNSDLRSGKIDESFPQEKDHTTTFETCVYFPQTWEQYRFSGQCFVISNKSKEHVPKELLTKYKILSPKVTNNEEAGEYVHDEEEDFCCVPDDEDWDNEVIRQWSSLSRSSKSLYRKPAPGSPLTKETSKALDKIQRGVDGAKEDAGLENFGIVCLCIDTVDYLNLKDGRGGERWIYRRSTEQDGTGLETWDEQEVCP, via the coding sequence ATGTTTCATTCACAGATGGCACCGTGGGTCCCTACTTTCATTCAATCCTGCAAAAATAACGAATTGCAACCTTTCACGCCGTTACAATTCGCCACAATAGATAATGCAGCCAATCTGCCCCGAGTGAGAACCGTAGTGTTTAGAGATTTTTTATTCCACGATAAGAAGACTAATGTGTTGACCTTCAATTCTGATTTGAGAAGTGGGAAAATAGATGAATCGTTCCCTCAAGAGAAGGACCACACTACCACTTTTGAAACGTGCGTTTATTTCCCTCAAACATGGGAGCAATACAGATTTAGCGGCCAATGTTTCGTTATATCGaataaatcaaaagaaCATGTGCCTAAGGAATTACTTACGAAATATAAAATCCTATCTCCGAAAGTTACGAATAACGAAGAGGCTGGTGAATATGTTCATGACGAAGAAGAGGATTTTTGCTGTGTGcctgatgatgaagattgGGATAACGAAGTTATTAGACAATGGTCCTCTTTGTCTAGATCTTCCAAATCGTTGTATAGGAAGCCTGCGCCAGGAAGTCCATTGACTAAGGAAACAAGTAAGGCACTAGATAAGATCCAAAGAGGGGTTGATGGAGCCAAAGAAGACGCAGGTTTAGAAAATTTCGGTATTGTTTGTCTTTGTATTGACACAGTGGATTACTTGAATCTAAAGGATGGAAGAGGAGGTGAAAGATGGATTTATAGGAGATCCACAGAACAAGATGGCACAGGGTTGGAGACCTGGGATGAACAAGAAGTTTGCCCATAA
- the UGA1 gene encoding 4-aminobutyrate transaminase (ancestral locus Anc_4.155), whose amino-acid sequence MPACESYYPAEPKQPVIKTKTIPGPECNKELEKLDKVFDSRPAYFVADYEKSLGNYIVDVDGNTYLDLYAQIASIALGYNNPELIKAAQSPTMIRALVDRPALGNFPSKEITPLLNDLLKFAPKGQDHVWSGLSGADANELAFKAAFIYYRFKQRNGKDFTAEELESVMDNSPPGSPELSVLSFKRAFHGRLFASGSVTCSKPIHKLDVPAFRWPHAEFPSYKYPLDDEANSKVNKEEDDRCLKIAEDLIKTWPIKVAALIIEPIQSEGGDNHASKYFLQSLRTLTLKYNIVYIIDEVQTGVGATGKFWCHEYADIQPPVDLVTFSKKFQTAGYFFHDPAFIPSKPYRQFNTWCGDSARILIANTIGGEIVKNDLLEQCSRVGNYLFKKLENLQAKNPTLFQNLRGKGRGTFIAWDLPTGEIRDLLLKKLRLNGCNVGGCAVTAVRLRPTLTFEEKHADIFIEALTKSIAEL is encoded by the coding sequence ATGCCTGCCTGTGAATCCTACTACCCTGCTGAACCAAAACAACCTGTTATAAAGACCAAAACAATTCCAGGTCCAGAATGTAacaaagaattagaaaaattaGATAAGGTCTTCGATTCAAGACCTGCTTATTTTGTTGCTGATTATGAAAAATCTTTGGGTAATTAcattgttgatgttgaCGGTAACACATACTTGGATTTATACGCACAAATTGCCTCAATTGCACTAGGTTACAACAATCCAGAGTTGATTAAGGCAGCACAGAGCCCAACAATGATTCGTGCCTTAGTTGACCGTCCAGCTTTAGGTAACTTCCCCTCAAAGGAGATTActccattattaaatgatcTTCTTAAATTTGCTCCAAAGGGCCAGGATCATGTCTGGTCTGGACTATCAGGTGCTGACGCAAACGAATTGGCCTTTAAGGCAGCTTTCATTTATTATCGTTTCAAGCAAAGAAATGGTAAGGATTTTACCGCCGAGGAGCTGGAAAGTGTCATGGATAATTCACCACCGGGATCTCCGGAATTATCTGTCCTTTCATTTAAGAGGGCATTCCATGGTAGATTATTTGCCTCCGGATCTGTCACTTGCTCCAAACCGATCCATAAATTGGATGTTCCAGCCTTCCGCTGGCCTCATGCTGAATTCCCATCATACAAATATCcattagatgatgaagcAAATTCTAAAGTTaataaggaagaagatgatcGTTGCTTAAAGATCGCTGAAGATTTAATCAAAACCTGGCCAATCAAAGTGGCAGCTTTAATTATCGAACCCATTCAATCAGAAGGTGGTGATAATCATGcttccaaatatttcttaCAAAGCCTCAGAACTTtgactttgaaatataatattgttTATATTATTGACGAGGTTCAAACTGGTGTTGGAGCTACAGGGAAATTCTGGTGTCACGAATATGCCGATATCCAACCACCAGTGGATCTAGTCACATTCTctaagaaatttcaaacagCAGGATATTTCTTCCATGATCCAGCTTTTATTCCAAGTAAACCATACAGACAATTTAATACCTGGTGTGGTGACTCAGCTAGAATTCTTATTGCCAATACAATTGGTGGTGAAATTGTCAAGAACGATTTATTAGAGCAATGTTCCAGAGTTGGGAActatttattcaaaaaattggaaaatttacaaGCCAAGAACCCAACTTTGTTCCAAAACCTAAgaggaaaaggaagagGAACATTTATCGCATGGGATTTACCAACTGGAGAAATAAGAGATTTgctattgaagaaattgagaCTAAACGGTTGCAATGTTGGGGGTTGCGCAGTCACGGCAGTTAGATTGAGACCAACATTAACTTTTGAGGAAAAACATGCCGATATTTTTATTGAAGCCTTGACCAAGTCCATAGCTGAGTTATAA
- the VMA7 gene encoding H(+)-transporting V1 sector ATPase subunit F (ancestral locus Anc_4.157), with the protein MAEKRTLLAVIGDENTTTGLLLAGIGQISNSNTELADKNFFVYQEGKTTREEITDIFEHFTEERDDIAILLINQHVAEIIRSKIDAFVNPFPAILEIPSKDHPYDPEKDSVLKRVRKLFGE; encoded by the coding sequence ATGGCTGAGAAGCGTACATTGCTAGCTGTGATAGGTGATGAGAATACTACCACAGGTCTCCTCTTAGCGGGCATTGGACAGATATCAAACAGTAATACTGAATTAGCTGATAAAAACTTTTTCGTTTACCAAGAAGGTAAGACTACTAGAGAGGAAATTACTGATATCTTTGAACATTTCACTGAGGAAAGAGACGACATTGCCATATTGTTGATTAACCAACACGTTGCAGAGATTATCAGGTCTAAGATTGATGCATTTGTAAATCCATTTCCTGCCATTTTGGAAATACCTTCTAAAGATCATCCTTATGACCCAGAAAAGGATTCCGTGTTAAAGAGAGTTAGGAAGTTATTTGGGGAATAG
- the DPC29 gene encoding post-initiation translation factor DPC29 (ancestral locus Anc_4.158), with translation MLPVNIQRQYLINSNLFRHLKSCINRRGIRTLNGVIYSGHNKWSTIKHQKMKNDAMKNKIANKISLQIALAAKQNDTNQLNSLIELATKSNVSKKVVENAIKKGTSGGSSNGQDADSNICVYEGMGPGGVAFVIESTTNNKNRTISLVRSAFTKANGSMTPTLYQFDRRGYLEVLAPKNLDSEEKVLELGLEIEGVEDIEPIAQEERIQDEESISLNPGNDEPLYEVIITDPSDTNQVADDFIKAGFIIREQVRNKYIPKRDMVININDEDIILKLEKLQDQLDEIEDVRDFYTNARY, from the coding sequence ATGTTACCTGTTAATATACAACGACagtatttaataaattcaaacttATTCCGTCATTTGAAGAGTTGCATTAATAGGAGAGGAATCCGAACGTTGAATGGTGTAATCTATTCCGGACATAACAAATGGTCAACTATTAAACAtcaaaagatgaaaaatgaCGCCATGAAGAATAAGATTGCAAATAAGATATCGTTACAAATTGCCCTTGCTGCAAAACAGAATGATACAAATCAATTGAACAGTCTTATCGAACTAGCTACGAAGAGTAACGTATCAAAGAAAGTTGTCGAGAATGCCATAAAGAAGGGAACATCTGGGGGTAGTAGTAATGGACAGGATGCAGATAGTAATATTTGTGTTTATGAGGGGATGGGGCCTGGAGGTGTAGCCTTTGTCATTGAATCgacaacaaataataaaaatagaACTATCAGCTTGGTCAGAAGCGCCTTTACAAAAGCTAATGGATCCATGACACCAACGTTATATCAATTTGATAGAAGAGGTTATTTGGAAGTCTTAGCGCCCAAAAATTTAGATTCCGAAGAGAAAGTATTAGAATTAGGTCTTGAAATCGAAGGTGTAGAAGACATAGAACCGATTGCTCAAGAAGAAAGGATTCAAGATGAGGAGagtatttctttaaatccAGGAAATGATGAACCACTATATGAGGTTATAATTACTGACCCATCGGATACTAATCAGGTTGCAGATGATTTCATCAAAGCGGGTTTCATTATAAGGGAACAAGTGCGTAACAAGTACATCCCCAAAAGAGACATGGTCATCaatattaatgatgaagatataaTTCTCAAGCTTGAAAAACTACAAGATCAACTCGATGAGATCGAAGACGTAAGGGACTTCTACACAAATGCTCGATATTAA
- the MTL1 gene encoding Mtl1p (ancestral locus Anc_4.159): MISYLKFFLALIVYSKYTRGQEFIPPAAGNETTSLSILISSSHEESLQSFSSSISTPTALLPSISSLSVIESVTTSHEESFVAPSSTYIRSSNTVISSSASTSQLSSFISPLQSSSIPSSTSLASASFFSLYSSSSLVVSSSIRSFTQTSRITSSSSFSLSPATSSIISSTASSLPRLSSRSPSTSSSRTSSSSSSSSSSSSSPSSLSSSSSSSLISTTTSSSSSSSNPRSSSYNPQLTVTSIIHGKTVLSNLYTTVTYMPPDGSTNKNKTTSGLSKKNRNIVIGCCVGIGVPLLLLILLFLYHYCIKPKQTNFIDSDGKVITAYKTNNLQRFFNSLIGKNKNTEQYQTKSPLGNTIVTSMNNNKIQNNDVTANTNDGDYMVTNGGYNFDNDDLIIQRNLRNDSGSIFTTTGESDAISSNLSNHDSHISLDTNDIGQQQSVFGSQFVEDFNDHVRPNTGLNIANP, from the coding sequence atgaTCTCCTAcctcaaattttttttggcTCTAATAGTATACTCTAAATATACAAGAGGACAAGAGTTTATACCGCCTGCGGCAGGAAATGAAACCACTTCTTTGAGTATTCTGATATCCAGCTCTCATGAAGAATCATTGCAATCCTTTTCATCGTCCATATCTACCCCAACAGCTTTACTACCTTCGATTTCCTCTTTATCAGTGATTGAATCTGTTACAACTTCTCACGAAGAAAGTTTTGTTGCTCCATCATCGACTTACATACGAAGTTCGAATACCGTGATAAGCTCATCTGCAAGCACATCAcaactttcttcattcaTTTCTCCATTGCAGTCAAGTTCAATCCCAAGTTCGACAAGTTTAGCTTCAGCTTCATTTTTCTCACTGTATTCGTCCAGTTCACTTGTCGTTAGCTCTTCAATTAGATCATTCACGCAGACTTCGAGAATAACATCTTCATCTAGCTTTTCTTTGTCACCTGCTACATCCAGtataatatcatcaacaGCTTCTTCACTTCCACGATTATCTAGTAGATCCCCTAGTacatcttcatcaagaACCTCGTCTtcgtcgtcgtcatcatcatcatcatcatcatcaccatcatcgctatcttcttcttcatcatcatcgttaatctcaacaacaacttcatcatcatcttcatcatccaatCCACGAAGTTCATCATATAATCCACAGCTAACTGTGACAAGTATCATACATGGAAAAACGGTGCTATCCAACCTCTACACCACTGTGACCTACATGCCACCAGATGGTtcaacaaataaaaataaaactacCTCTGGTTTAAGTAAGAAGAACAGAAATATTGTCATTGGTTGTTGTGTAGGGATTGGTGTTCCCTTACTGTTATTGATTCTTCTATTCTTATACCATTATTGCATCAAACctaaacaaacaaattttATTGATTCCGATGGGAAAGTCATCACAGCATACAAAACGAACAATCTCCAGAGGTTTTTCAATTCACTCATTGgtaaaaacaaaaatacaGAACAGTACCAAACTAAATCACCATTAGGGAATACGATAGTGACatcaatgaataataacaaaATCCAAAATAACGATGTGACAGCAAATACAAATGATGGCGATTACATGGTAACTAATGGTGGCTATAACTTTGACAATGACGACTTAATAATACAACGTAATTTACGAAACGATTCTGGATCGATATTTACAACAACGGGCGAATCAGATGCTATTTCAAGCAATTTATCCAACCACGATTCGCATATTAGTCTCGATACAAATGATATCGGACAACAACAAAGTGTGTTTGGATCACAATTTGTAGAAGATTTTAACGATCATGTTAGACCGAACACTGGCTTGAATATTGCAAACCCGTAG
- the NCAS0A01960 gene encoding uncharacterized protein (ancestral locus Anc_4.161), protein MQWLSMTVIGCYKTESENVIHAYTTTSKYAILAESEMRNPMKIKLFYILHEHDGHKREFQYPIYIKLRNELMKRHTFPSVRHLEVIRTPIISIKRNKLLNVAYHLVIGTIDGIMITTLENFISTDQEPLTVWKHDNMNDVINCVYCQSHKNGTIEIVMGTVLGKIIDISFNVRHGKFTKMNETRNSSVLQKCQQLMNDSIISVNGLRDVNDGANFKTSKDDELWVRNSITEALVFGCFDNYLYGIIDGKVENQCCYENVNNISNLASSPSDMNQERLGSLETSNNMSDHILTDVDFVIAKQYSSSSLRFYVANVTNIGCILYRRTNRGEWDKLRVFKRYTHSEKSPQVNCRLQLLPTSNELQIFSGSEDGKLFQWRYDYINDTVISKIVSINNQATTVHSLSFQGPNKLFFVERYSDKSSLGYFDLLLI, encoded by the coding sequence atgcAATGGCTTTCGATGACAGTCATTGGATGCTATAAAACAGAATCGGAAAACGTCATCCATGCATATACTACTACTTCTAAGTACGCCATCTTGGCGGAATCAGAAATGAGAAACccaatgaaaataaaactattttatattcttcatgAACATGATGGCCATAAGAGAGAGTTTCAATACCCAATTTACATAAAGTTAAGGAATGAACTCATGAAGAGGCATACCTTTCCATCCGTGAGGCATTTGGAAGTAATAAGAACACCCATAATCTCCATaaagagaaataaattattgaatgttGCATACCATTTGGTGATTGGAACCATTGACGGAATAATGATTACCACTCTGGAAAACTTCATTAGTACTGATCAAGAGCCCTTGACTGTTTGGAAACATGATAATATGAATGATGTAATAAATTGTGTTTATTGTCAAAGCCATAAGAATGGTACTATTGAAATTGTCATGGGGACTGTCTTAGGTAAAATTATTGACATTTCTTTCAATGTTCGTCATGGgaaatttacaaaaatgAACGAAACTAGAAACTCTTCAGTCTTGCAAAAATGCCAACAGCTGATGAATGATTCGATAATTTCCGTAAATGGATTGAGGGATGTTAACGACGGAGCAAACTTTAAGACATCTAAGGACGATGAATTATGGGTTCGAAATTCTATTACCGAGGCATTGGTATTTGGCTGTTTCGATAATTACCTTTATGGAATCATCGATGGTAAAGTAGAGAATCAATGCTGTTACGAGAATGTGAATAATATAAGTAACCTCGCCTCCTCACCAAGCGATATGAACCAAGAAAGATTAGGATCACTCGAGACAAGCAATAATATGAGTGACCACATATTGACCGACGTAGATTTTGTCATTGCGAAACAATATTCCTCTTCGTCTTTAAGATTTTACGTAGCCAATGTAACAAATATTGGATGCATATTATACAGAAGAACAAATAGAGGCGAATGGGATAAATTGAGAGTATTTAAACGATATACACATTCCGAAAAATCACCTCAAGTGAATTGCCGACTACAACTCCTTCCAACTTCTAATGAATTACAAATATTCAGTGGTAGCGAAGATGGAAAACTTTTCCAATGGCGTTATGACTATATAAACGACACGGTTATCTCCAAGATCGTTAGCATCAACAATCAAGCAACAACAGTGCATTCTTTGTCCTTTCAAGGGCCCAATAAGttattctttgttgaaaGGTATTCCGATAAAAGCTCGTTGGGATACTTCGatctattattaatatag
- the NCAS0A01980 gene encoding uncharacterized protein (ancestral locus Anc_4.162), which yields MTKPKTIKIIRKKTLQEKTDPLAKQKLIWTIGHYMTLGLGAFFTITYFFHVLLFFKYRSWKWLFLRVNKHYSIIGGTRWYQSILRWLPQLAYRLSLVGVFLSGSITMLQNWNGLNPTWYDLLSSVNAQSMLMALLWFIGGGKSFYRLFPFMILSYMHLLNKENEFTTDDEKSSDEWTMQNKDLLHLIAYAEMFIFVTLLLDTILLKTGSSGVLLVVYLGIYWLRLNFSPYAQITFLRTLNKFDEQIPAKHKNKWEIIKRFIYLKMKEHEKRSRMYASTA from the coding sequence ATGACCAAACCAAAAACGATTAAaataataaggaaaaagaCTTTGCAAGAAAAGACTGATCCCCTTGCCAAGCAAAAACTTATTTGGACGATAGGCCATTACATGACCTTAGGGTTAGGTGCATTCTTCACTATCACATACTTTTTTCATGTTCTGctattctttaaatatcGTTCATGGAAATGGCTATTCTTAAGAGTTAATAAACATTATAGTATCATTGGAGGTACAAGATGGTATCAGTCTATTTTACGGTGGTTACCACAATTGGCTTACAGACTGTCGTTAGTTGGTGTATTTTTATCAGGTTCCATTACCATGTTACAGAATTGGAATGGGTTAAATCCAACTTGGTATGATTTGTTATCCTCCGTCAATGCCCAATCGATGTTAATGGCCTTATTGTGGTTCATTGGTGGTGGAAAATCCTTTTATAGGTTATTTCCGTTTATGATTCTAAGCTACATGCATCTGTTGAACAAGGAGAACGAATTCACTACGGATGATGAAAAGAGCTCGGATGAATGGACAATGCAAAATAAGGATTTATTGCATCTGATTGCATATGCTGAAATGTTTATTTTCGTCACTCTCCTCTTGGACACTATATTGTTAAAGACTGGTTCTTCAGGTGTTTTATTAGTTGTTTATTTGGGTATTTATTGGTTAAGATTGAACTTTTCACCATATGCTCAAATTACATTCCTAAGAACCCTAAATAAATTCGATGAGCAGATTCCAGCTAAGCATAAGAATAAGTGGGAAATAATTAAGAGATTCATctatttgaagatgaaagaaCATGAAAAGAGAAGCCGTATGTATGCGAGCACTGCTTAA